In one window of Escherichia coli DSM 30083 = JCM 1649 = ATCC 11775 DNA:
- the yiaB gene encoding inner membrane protein YiaB, with protein MKTSKTVAKLLFVVGALVYLVGLWISCPLLSGKGYFLGVLMTATFGNYAYLRAEKLGQLDDFFIHVCQLVALITIGLLFIGVLNAPINAYEMVIYPIAFFVCLFGQMRLFRSA; from the coding sequence ATGAAAACCTCAAAGACTGTTGCAAAACTATTATTTGTTGTTGGGGCGCTGGTTTATCTGGTTGGGCTATGGATCTCATGCCCATTGTTAAGTGGAAAAGGCTATTTTCTTGGCGTGTTAATGACGGCAACTTTTGGCAACTATGCATATCTTCGCGCAGAAAAACTTGGGCAACTGGATGATTTTTTTATCCACGTCTGTCAGTTGGTAGCGTTAATCACTATCGGTCTCTTGTTTATCGGTGTTTTAAACGCACCTATCAATGCTTATGAAATGGTGATCTATCCCATCGCCTTTTTTGTCTGCTTGTTTGGTCAAATGCGTTTGTTTCGCTCGGCATGA
- the xylH gene encoding xylose ABC transporter permease XylH, producing MSKSNPSEVKLAVPTSGGFSGLKSLNLQVFVMIAAIIAIMLFFTWTTDGAYLSARNVSNLLRQTAITGILAVGMVFVIISAEIDLSVGSMMGLLGGVAAICDVWLGWPLPLTIIVTLVLGLLLGAWNGWWVAYRKVPSFIVTLAGMLAFRGILIGITNGTTVSPTSAAMSQIGQSYLPASTGFIIGALGLMAFVGWQWRGRMRRQALGLQSPASTAVVGRQALTAIIVLGAIWLLNDYRGVPTPVLLLTLLLLGGMFMATRTAFGRRIYAIGGNLEAARLSGINVERTKLAVFAINGLMVAIAGLILSSRLGAGSPSAGNIAELDAIAACVIGGTSLAGGVGSVAGAVMGAFIMASLDNGMSMMDVPTFWQYIVKGAILLLAVWMDSATKRRS from the coding sequence ATGTCGAAAAGCAATCCGTCTGAAGTGAAATTAGCCGTACCGACATCCGGTGGCTTTTCCGGGCTGAAATCACTGAATTTGCAGGTCTTCGTGATGATTGCAGCGATCATCGCGATCATGCTGTTCTTTACCTGGACCACCGATGGTGCCTACTTAAGCGCCCGTAACGTCTCCAACCTGTTACGCCAAACCGCGATTACCGGTATCCTCGCGGTAGGAATGGTGTTCGTCATAATTTCTGCTGAAATCGACCTTTCCGTCGGCTCAATGATGGGGCTGTTAGGTGGCGTCGCGGCGATTTGTGACGTCTGGTTAGGCTGGCCTTTGCCACTGACCATCATTGTGACGTTGGTTCTGGGACTGCTTCTCGGTGCCTGGAACGGATGGTGGGTCGCGTACCGTAAAGTCCCTTCATTTATTGTCACCCTCGCGGGCATGTTGGCATTTCGTGGCATACTCATTGGCATCACCAACGGCACGACTGTATCCCCCACCAGCGCCGCGATGTCACAAATTGGGCAAAGCTATCTACCTGCCAGCACCGGCTTCATCATTGGCGCGCTTGGCTTAATGGCTTTTGTTGGCTGGCAATGGCGCGGAAGAATGCGCCGTCAGGCTTTGGGTTTGCAGTCTCCGGCCTCTACCGCAGTAGTCGGTCGCCAGGCTTTAACCGCTATCATCGTATTAGGCGCAATCTGGCTGTTGAATGATTACCGTGGTGTTCCCACTCCTGTTCTGCTGCTGACGTTGCTGTTACTCGGCGGAATGTTTATGGCAACGCGGACGGCATTTGGACGACGCATTTATGCCATCGGCGGCAATCTGGAAGCGGCACGTCTCTCCGGGATTAACGTTGAACGCACCAAACTTGCCGTGTTCGCTATTAACGGATTAATGGTAGCCATCGCCGGATTAATCCTCAGTTCTCGACTCGGCGCTGGTTCACCTTCTGCGGGAAATATCGCCGAACTGGACGCAATTGCAGCATGTGTGATTGGCGGCACCAGTCTGGCAGGCGGCGTCGGGAGCGTGGCTGGAGCGGTAATGGGGGCATTCATCATGGCTTCACTGGATAACGGCATGAGTATGATGGATGTACCGACCTTCTGGCAGTATATCGTTAAAGGTGCGATTCTGTTGCTGGCTGTATGGATGGATTCCGCAACCAAACGCCGTTCTTGA
- the malS gene encoding alpha-amylase — translation MKLAACFLTLLPGFAVAASWTSPGFPAFSEQGTGTFVSHAQLPKGTRPLTLNFDQQCWQPADAIKLNQMLSLQPCSNTPPQWRLFRDGEYTLQLDTRSGTPTLMISLQNTVEPVASLVRECPKWDGLPLTLDVSATFAEGAAVRDYYSQQIAIVKNGQITLQPAATSNGLLLLDRAETDTSAPFDWHNATVYFVLTDRFENGDPSNDQSYGRHKDGMAEIGTFHGGDLRGLTNKLDYLQQLGVNALWISAPFEQIHGWVGGGTKGDFPHYAYHGYYTQDWTNLDANMGSEADLRTLVDSAHQRGIRILFDIVMNHTGYATLADMQEYQFGALYLSGDELKKTLGERWSDWKPAAGQTWHSFNDYINFSDKTGWDKWWGKNWIRTDIGDYDNPGFDDLTMSLAFLPDIKTESTTASGLPVFYKNKTDTHAKVIDGFTPRDYLTHWLSQWVRDYGIDGFRVDTAKHVELPAWQQLKTEASAALREWKKANPDKALDDKPFWMTGEAWGHGVMQSDYYRHGFDAMINFDYQEQAAKAVDCLAQMDTTWQQMAEKLQDFNVLSYLSSHDTRLFREGGDKAAELLLLAPGAVQIFYGDESSRPFGPTGSDPLQGTRSDMNWQDVSGKSAASVAHWQKISQFRARHPAIGAGKQTTLSLKQGYGFVREHGDDKVLVIWAGQQ, via the coding sequence ATGAAACTCGCCGCCTGTTTTCTGACACTCCTTCCTGGCTTCGCCGTTGCCGCCAGCTGGACTTCTCCGGGGTTTCCCGCCTTTAGCGAACAGGGGACGGGAACATTTGTCAGCCACGCGCAGTTGCCCAAAGGTACGCGTCCACTAACGCTAAATTTTGACCAACAGTGCTGGCAGCCTGCGGATGCGATAAAACTCAATCAGATGCTTTCCCTGCAACCTTGTAGCAACACGCCACCTCAATGGCGATTGTTCAGGGACGGCGAATATACGCTGCAACTAGACACCCGCTCCGGTACGCCAACATTGATGATTTCCCTCCAGAACACCGTCGAACCGGTAGCAAGCCTGGTCCGTGAATGCCCGAAATGGGATGGATTACCGCTCACACTGGATGTCAGCGCCACTTTTGCGGAGGGAGCCGCCGTCCGGGATTATTACAGCCAGCAAATTGCGATAGTGAAGAACGGTCAAATAACGTTACAACCCGCTGCCACCAGCAACGGTTTACTCCTGCTGGATCGGGCAGAAACTGACACATCCGCCCCTTTCGACTGGCATAACGCCACGGTTTACTTTGTGCTGACAGATCGTTTCGAAAACGGCGATCCCAGTAATGACCAGAGTTACGGACGTCATAAAGACGGTATGGCGGAAATTGGCACTTTTCACGGCGGCGATTTACGCGGCCTGACCAACAAACTGGATTATCTCCAGCAGTTGGGCGTTAATGCTTTATGGATAAGCGCCCCATTTGAGCAAATTCACGGCTGGGTCGGCGGCGGTACAAAAGGTGATTTCCCGCATTATGCCTATCATGGTTATTACACTCAGGACTGGACGAATCTTGATGCCAATATGGGCAGTGAAGCCGATCTACGGACGCTGGTTGATAGCGCGCATCAGCGCGGTATTCGTATTCTCTTTGATATCGTGATGAACCACACTGGCTATGCCACGCTGGCGGATATGCAGGAGTATCAGTTTGGCGCGTTATATCTTTCTGGTGACGAGCTGAAAAAAACGCTGGGTGAACGCTGGAGCGACTGGAAACCTGCCGCCGGGCAAACCTGGCATAGCTTTAACGATTACATTAATTTCAGCGACAAAACAGGCTGGGATAAATGGTGGGGAAAAAACTGGATCAGAACGGATATCGGCGATTACGACAATCCTGGATTCGACGATCTCACTATGTCGCTGGCCTTTTTGCCGGATATCAAAACCGAATCAACTACCGCTTCTGGTCTGCCAGTGTTCTATAAAAACAAAACGGATACCCACGCTAAAGTCATCGACGGCTTTACCCCTCGCGATTACTTAACCCACTGGTTAAGTCAGTGGGTCCGCGACTATGGGATTGATGGTTTTCGGGTCGATACCGCCAAACATGTTGAGTTGCCCGCCTGGCAGCAACTGAAAACCGAAGCCAGCGCTGCACTTCGCGAATGGAAAAAAGCTAACCCCGACAAAGCATTAGATGACAAACCTTTCTGGATGACCGGTGAAGCCTGGGGCCACGGCGTGATGCAAAGTGACTACTATCGCCACGGCTTCGATGCGATGATCAATTTCGATTATCAGGAGCAGGCGGCGAAAGCAGTCGATTGTCTGGCGCAGATGGATACGACCTGGCAGCAAATGGCGGAGAAATTGCAGGATTTCAACGTGTTGAGCTACCTCTCGTCGCATGATACCCGCCTGTTCCGTGAAGGGGGCGACAAAGCAGCAGAGTTATTATTATTAGCGCCAGGCGCGGTACAAATCTTTTATGGCGATGAATCCTCGCGTCCGTTCGGTCCTACCGGTTCTGATCCGCTGCAAGGTACGCGTTCGGATATGAACTGGCAGGATGTTAGCGGTAAATCTGCCGCCAGCGTCGCGCACTGGCAGAAAATCAGCCAGTTCCGCGCCCGCCATCCCGCAATTGGCGCGGGCAAACAAACGACACTTTCGCTGAAGCAGGGCTACGGCTTTGTTCGTGAGCATGGCGACGATAAAGTGCTGGTCATCTGGGCTGGGCAACAGTGA
- the xylF gene encoding D-xylose ABC transporter substrate-binding protein has translation MKIKNILLTLCTSLLLTNVAAHAKEVKIGMAIDDLRLERWQKDRDIFVKKAESLGAKVFVQSANGNEETQMSQIENMINRGVDVLVIIPYNGQVLSNVVKEAKQEGIKVLAYDRMINDADIDFYISFDNEKVGELQAKALVDIVPQGNYFLMGGSPVDNNAKLFRAGQMKVLKPYVDSGKIKVVGDQWVDGWLPENALKIMENALTANNNKIDAVVASNDATAGGAIQALSAQGLSGKVAISGQDADLAGIKRIAAGTQTMTVYKPITLLANTAAEIAVELGNGQEPKADTTLNNGLKDVPSRLLTPIDVNKNNIKDTVVKDGFHKESEL, from the coding sequence ATGAAAATAAAGAACATTCTACTCACCCTTTGCACCTCACTTCTGCTTACCAACGTTGCGGCACACGCCAAAGAAGTCAAAATAGGTATGGCGATTGATGATCTCCGTCTTGAACGCTGGCAAAAAGATCGAGATATTTTTGTGAAAAAAGCAGAATCTCTCGGCGCGAAAGTATTTGTACAGTCTGCAAATGGCAATGAAGAAACACAAATGTCGCAGATTGAAAACATGATTAACCGGGGTGTCGATGTTCTTGTCATTATTCCTTATAACGGTCAGGTATTAAGTAACGTTGTAAAAGAAGCCAAACAAGAAGGTATTAAAGTATTAGCTTACGACCGTATGATTAACGATGCGGATATCGATTTTTATATTTCTTTCGATAATGAAAAAGTCGGTGAACTGCAGGCAAAAGCCCTGGTCGATATTGTTCCGCAAGGTAATTACTTCCTGATGGGCGGCTCGCCGGTAGATAACAACGCCAAGCTGTTCCGCGCCGGGCAAATGAAAGTATTAAAACCTTATGTTGATTCCGGAAAAATTAAAGTCGTTGGTGACCAATGGGTTGATGGCTGGTTACCGGAAAACGCATTGAAAATTATGGAAAACGCGCTAACCGCCAATAATAACAAAATTGATGCTGTAGTTGCCTCAAACGATGCCACCGCAGGAGGGGCAATTCAGGCATTAAGCGCGCAAGGTTTATCAGGGAAAGTAGCAATTTCCGGCCAGGATGCGGATCTTGCAGGTATTAAACGTATTGCTGCCGGTACGCAAACTATGACGGTGTATAAACCTATTACATTGTTGGCAAATACTGCCGCAGAAATTGCCGTTGAGTTGGGCAATGGTCAGGAGCCAAAAGCGGATACCACACTGAATAATGGCCTGAAAGATGTTCCCTCCCGCCTGCTGACACCGATCGATGTGAATAAAAACAACATCAAAGATACGGTAGTTAAAGACGGATTCCACAAAGAGAGCGAGCTGTAA
- the xylB gene encoding xylulokinase, whose translation MYIGIDLGTSGVKVILLNEQGEVVAAQTEKLTVSRPHPLWSEQDPEQWWQATDRAMKALGVQHSLQDVKALGIAGQMHGATLLDAQQRVLRPAILWNDGRCAQECTLLEARVPQSRVITGNLMMPGFTAPKLLWVQRHEPEIFRQIDKVLLPKDYLRLRMTGEFASDMSDAAGTMWLDVAKRDWSDLMLQACHLSRDQMPALYEGSEITGALLPEVAKAWGMAAVPVIAGGGDNAAGAVGVGMVDANQAMLSLGTSGVYFAVSEGFLSKPESAVHSFCHALPQRWHLMSVMLSAASCLDWAAKLTGLSNVPALITAAQQADESAEPVWFLPYLSGERTPHNNPQAKGGFFGLTHQHGPNELARAVLEGVGYALADGMDVVHACGIKPQSVTLIGGGARSEYWRQMLADISGQQLDYRTGGDVGPALGAARLAQIAANPEKSLIELLPQLPLEQSHLPDAQRYAAYQPRRETFRRLYQQLLPLMA comes from the coding sequence ATGTATATCGGGATAGATCTTGGCACCTCGGGCGTAAAAGTTATTTTGCTCAACGAGCAGGGTGAGGTGGTTGCTGCGCAAACGGAAAAGCTGACCGTTTCGCGCCCGCATCCACTCTGGTCGGAACAAGACCCGGAACAGTGGTGGCAGGCAACTGATCGCGCAATGAAAGCTCTGGGCGTTCAGCATTCTCTGCAAGACGTTAAAGCATTAGGTATTGCCGGACAGATGCACGGTGCAACCTTACTGGATGCTCAGCAACGGGTGTTACGCCCTGCCATTTTGTGGAACGACGGGCGCTGTGCGCAAGAGTGCACTTTGCTGGAAGCGCGAGTTCCGCAATCGCGGGTGATTACCGGCAACCTGATGATGCCCGGATTTACTGCGCCTAAATTGCTATGGGTTCAGCGGCATGAGCCGGAGATATTCCGTCAAATCGATAAAGTATTATTACCGAAAGATTACTTGCGTCTGCGTATGACGGGGGAGTTTGCCAGCGATATGTCTGACGCAGCTGGCACTATGTGGCTGGATGTCGCAAAGCGTGACTGGAGCGATCTCATGCTGCAGGCTTGCCACTTATCTCGTGACCAGATGCCCGCATTATACGAAGGCAGCGAAATTACTGGTGCTTTGTTACCTGAAGTTGCGAAAGCGTGGGGTATGGCGGCGGTGCCAGTTATCGCAGGCGGTGGCGACAATGCAGCTGGTGCGGTTGGTGTGGGAATGGTTGATGCTAATCAGGCAATGTTATCGCTGGGGACGTCGGGGGTCTATTTTGCTGTCAGCGAAGGGTTCTTAAGCAAGCCAGAAAGCGCCGTACATAGCTTTTGCCATGCGTTACCGCAACGTTGGCATTTAATGTCTGTAATGCTGAGTGCGGCTTCGTGTCTGGATTGGGCCGCGAAATTAACCGGCCTGAGCAATGTCCCTGCTTTAATCACTGCAGCTCAACAGGCTGATGAAAGTGCCGAGCCAGTTTGGTTTCTGCCTTATCTTTCCGGCGAGCGTACACCACACAATAATCCCCAGGCGAAAGGGGGTTTCTTTGGTTTGACTCATCAACATGGCCCCAATGAACTGGCGCGAGCAGTGCTGGAAGGCGTGGGTTATGCGCTGGCAGATGGCATGGATGTCGTGCATGCCTGCGGCATTAAACCGCAAAGTGTTACGTTGATTGGTGGCGGGGCGCGTAGTGAGTACTGGCGTCAAATGCTGGCGGACATCAGCGGTCAGCAACTGGATTACCGCACGGGTGGCGATGTGGGGCCAGCACTGGGCGCAGCAAGGCTGGCGCAGATTGCGGCGAATCCAGAGAAATCGCTCATTGAGTTGTTGCCGCAACTACCATTAGAACAGTCGCATCTACCAGATGCGCAGCGTTATGCCGCTTATCAGCCACGACGAGAAACGTTCCGTCGCCTCTATCAGCAACTTCTGCCATTAATGGCGTAA
- the bax gene encoding protein bax: protein MILTPIRRYGAMILMLLTLVFSSEVLAKTHTTTASQKSHLTKASNKQVSSKQEYSRNSAKSSSLPDLRKYPSGTPRKKAFLRTVMPYITSQNAAITAERNWLISKQYQGQWSPAERARLKDIAKRYKVKWSGNTRKIPWNTLLERVDIIPTSMVATMAAAESGWGTSKLARNNNNLFGMKCMKGRCTNAPGKVKGYSQFSSVKESVSAYVTNLNTHPAYSSFRKSRAQLRKADQEVTATAMIHKLKGYSTKGKSYNNYLFAMYQDNQRLIAAHM from the coding sequence ATGATTTTGACTCCCATACGACGATATGGGGCGATGATTCTTATGTTACTCACTCTGGTGTTTTCGAGTGAGGTGTTAGCGAAGACGCACACAACAACAGCGAGTCAAAAGTCCCACTTAACTAAAGCTAGTAATAAACAGGTAAGCAGTAAACAAGAGTATTCTCGCAATAGTGCAAAGAGTAGTTCACTTCCTGATTTGCGAAAATACCCTTCCGGAACACCAAGGAAAAAGGCGTTTCTCCGGACTGTAATGCCTTACATTACCAGCCAAAATGCGGCCATTACTGCGGAACGTAACTGGCTGATTTCAAAACAGTATCAGGGCCAATGGTCACCTGCTGAGCGTGCGCGTCTGAAAGACATCGCCAAACGCTACAAGGTGAAGTGGTCTGGTAATACGCGAAAAATCCCGTGGAATACCTTGCTTGAACGCGTAGACATTATCCCTACCAGTATGGTGGCGACGATGGCTGCAGCAGAAAGCGGTTGGGGAACGTCAAAGCTGGCGCGCAACAACAACAATCTGTTCGGCATGAAATGCATGAAAGGACGTTGTACCAATGCGCCGGGTAAAGTGAAAGGGTACTCACAGTTTAGTTCTGTTAAAGAATCGGTGAGCGCCTATGTCACTAACCTCAATACGCACCCGGCTTACTCTTCGTTCCGTAAATCGCGTGCACAGCTGCGTAAAGCGGATCAGGAAGTGACTGCCACAGCGATGATTCACAAGCTGAAGGGCTACTCGACCAAAGGGAAGAGTTATAACAACTACCTGTTCGCAATGTACCAGGATAACCAACGGTTAATCGCGGCGCATATGTAA
- the xylG gene encoding D-xylose ABC transporter ATP-binding protein, which produces MPYLLEMKNITKTFGSVKAIDNVSLRLNAGEIVSLCGENGSGKSTLMKVLCGIYPHGSYEGEIIFAGEEIQASHIRDTERKGIAIIHQELALVKELTVLENIFLGNEITHNGIMDYDLMTLRCQKLLAQVSLSISPDTRVGDLGLGQQQLVEIAKALNKQVRLLILDEPTASLTEQETSVLLDIIRDLQQHGIACIYISHKLNEVKAISDTICVIRDGQHIGTRDAAGMSEDDIITMMVGRELTALYPNEPHTTGDEILRIEHLTAWHPVNRHIKRVNDVSFSLKRGEILGIAGLVGAGRTETIQCLFGVWPGQWEGKIYIDGKQVDIRNCQQAIAQGIAMVPEDRKRDGIVPVMAVGKNITLAALNKFTGGISQLDDAAEQKCILESIQQLKVKTSSSDLAIGRLSGGNQQKAILARCLLLNPRILILDEPTRGIDIGAKYEIYKLINQLVQQGIAVIVISSELPEVLGLSDRVLVMHEGKLKANLINHNLTQEQVMEAALRSEHHVEKQSV; this is translated from the coding sequence ATGCCTTATCTACTTGAAATGAAAAATATTACCAAAACCTTCGGCAGTGTGAAGGCGATTGATAACGTCAGCTTGCGGTTGAATGCTGGCGAAATCGTCTCACTCTGTGGGGAAAATGGGTCAGGTAAATCAACGCTGATGAAAGTGCTGTGTGGTATTTATCCCCATGGTTCCTACGAAGGCGAAATTATTTTTGCGGGAGAAGAGATTCAGGCGAGTCACATCCGCGATACCGAACGCAAAGGTATCGCCATTATTCACCAGGAATTGGCGCTGGTGAAAGAACTGACCGTGCTGGAAAATATCTTCCTGGGTAACGAAATAACCCATAATGGCATTATGGATTATGACCTGATGACGCTACGCTGTCAGAAGCTGCTCGCACAGGTCAGTTTATCCATTTCACCTGATACCCGCGTTGGCGATTTAGGACTTGGGCAACAACAACTGGTTGAAATTGCCAAGGCACTTAATAAACAGGTGCGTTTGTTAATTCTCGATGAGCCGACAGCCTCATTAACTGAGCAGGAAACGTCGGTTTTACTGGATATTATTCGCGATCTACAACAGCACGGTATCGCCTGTATTTATATTTCGCACAAACTCAACGAAGTCAAAGCGATTTCCGATACGATTTGCGTTATTCGCGACGGTCAGCACATTGGCACGCGTGATGCTGCTGGAATGAGTGAAGACGATATTATCACCATGATGGTCGGGCGGGAGTTAACCGCGCTTTACCCTAATGAACCACATACCACCGGAGATGAAATATTACGTATTGAACATCTGACGGCATGGCATCCGGTTAATCGTCATATTAAACGAGTTAATGATGTCTCGTTTTCCCTGAAACGTGGCGAAATACTGGGTATTGCCGGACTCGTTGGTGCCGGACGTACCGAGACCATTCAGTGCCTGTTTGGCGTGTGGCCCGGACAATGGGAAGGAAAAATTTATATTGATGGCAAACAGGTAGATATTCGTAATTGTCAGCAAGCCATCGCCCAGGGGATTGCGATGGTACCCGAAGACAGAAAGCGCGACGGCATCGTTCCGGTAATGGCGGTTGGTAAAAATATTACCCTCGCCGCACTCAATAAATTTACCGGCGGTATTAGCCAGCTTGATGACGCGGCAGAGCAAAAATGTATTCTGGAATCAATCCAGCAACTCAAAGTTAAAACGTCGTCCTCCGACCTTGCTATTGGACGTTTGAGCGGCGGCAATCAACAAAAAGCGATCCTCGCTCGCTGTCTGTTACTTAACCCGCGCATTCTCATTCTTGATGAACCCACCAGGGGTATCGATATTGGCGCGAAATACGAGATCTACAAATTAATTAACCAACTCGTCCAGCAGGGTATTGCCGTTATTGTCATCTCTTCCGAATTACCTGAAGTGCTCGGCCTTAGCGATCGTGTACTGGTGATGCATGAAGGGAAACTAAAAGCCAACCTGATAAATCATAACCTGACTCAGGAGCAGGTGATGGAAGCCGCATTGAGGAGCGAACATCATGTCGAAAAGCAATCCGTCTGA
- the yiaA gene encoding inner membrane protein YiaA, whose translation MDNKISTYSPAFSIVSWVALIGGIVTYLLGLWNAEMQLNEKGYYFAVLVLGLFSAASYQKTVRDKYEGIPTTPIYYMTCLTVFIISVALLLVGLWNATLLLSEKGFYGLAFFLSLFGAVAVQKNIHDAGINPPKETQVTQEEYSE comes from the coding sequence ATGGACAACAAAATATCAACCTATTCTCCGGCATTTAGTATTGTTTCATGGGTAGCCCTTATTGGCGGTATTGTTACCTATCTGTTAGGACTATGGAATGCAGAGATGCAGTTAAATGAAAAAGGGTATTATTTTGCCGTACTGGTATTAGGTTTGTTTTCCGCGGCGTCTTATCAAAAGACCGTTCGGGACAAGTATGAAGGCATACCTACCACCCCCATTTATTATATGACTTGCCTTACGGTCTTTATTATCTCTGTTGCGTTGTTGCTGGTAGGTCTATGGAATGCAACGTTATTACTCAGCGAAAAAGGCTTTTATGGGCTGGCTTTCTTCTTAAGCTTGTTTGGTGCAGTAGCGGTGCAGAAGAATATTCATGATGCCGGAATAAACCCACCAAAAGAAACACAGGTTACCCAGGAAGAATACAGCGAATAA
- the xylA gene encoding xylose isomerase: MQAYFDQLDRVRYEGSKSSNPLAFRHYNPDELVLGKRMEEHLRFAACYWHTFCWNGADMFGVGAFNRPWQQPGEALALAKRKADVAFEFFHKLHVPFYCFHDVDVSPEGASLKEYINNFAQMVDVLAGKQEESGVKLLWGTANCFTNPRYGAGAATNPDPEVFSWAATQVVTAMEATHKLGGENYVLWGGREGYETLLNTDLRQEREQLGRFMQMVVEHKHKIGFQGTLLIELKPQEPTKHQYDYDAATVYGFLKQFGLEKEIKLNIEANHATLAGHSFHHEIATAIALGLFGSVDANRGDAQLGWDTDQFPNSVEENALVMYEILKAGGFTTGGLNFDAKVRRQSTDKYDLFYGHIGAMDTMALALKIAARMIEDGELDKRIAQRYSGWNSELGQQILKGQMSLADLAKYAQEHNLSPVHQSGRQEQLENLVNHYLFDK; this comes from the coding sequence ATGCAAGCCTATTTTGACCAGCTCGATCGCGTTCGTTATGAAGGCTCAAAATCCTCAAACCCGTTAGCATTCCGTCACTACAATCCCGACGAACTGGTGTTGGGCAAGCGTATGGAAGAGCACTTGCGTTTTGCCGCCTGCTACTGGCACACCTTCTGCTGGAACGGGGCGGATATGTTTGGTGTGGGGGCGTTTAATCGTCCGTGGCAGCAGCCTGGTGAGGCACTGGCGTTGGCGAAGCGTAAAGCAGATGTCGCATTTGAGTTTTTCCACAAGTTACATGTGCCATTTTATTGCTTCCACGATGTGGATGTTTCCCCTGAGGGCGCGTCGTTAAAAGAGTACATCAATAATTTTGCGCAAATGGTTGATGTCCTGGCAGGCAAGCAAGAAGAGAGCGGCGTGAAGCTGCTGTGGGGAACTGCTAACTGCTTTACAAACCCTCGCTATGGCGCGGGTGCGGCGACGAACCCAGATCCTGAAGTCTTCAGTTGGGCGGCAACGCAAGTTGTTACAGCGATGGAAGCAACCCATAAATTGGGCGGTGAAAACTATGTCCTGTGGGGCGGTCGTGAAGGTTACGAAACGCTGTTAAATACCGACTTGCGCCAGGAGCGTGAACAGCTGGGCCGCTTTATGCAGATGGTGGTTGAGCATAAACATAAAATCGGTTTCCAGGGCACGTTGCTTATCGAACTGAAACCGCAAGAACCGACAAAACATCAATATGATTACGATGCTGCGACGGTCTATGGCTTCCTGAAACAGTTTGGTCTGGAAAAAGAGATTAAACTGAACATTGAAGCTAACCACGCGACGCTGGCAGGTCACTCTTTCCATCATGAAATAGCCACCGCCATTGCGCTTGGCCTGTTCGGTTCTGTCGACGCCAACCGTGGCGATGCGCAACTGGGCTGGGACACCGACCAGTTCCCGAACAGTGTGGAAGAGAATGCGCTGGTGATGTATGAAATTCTCAAAGCAGGCGGTTTCACCACCGGTGGTCTGAACTTCGATGCCAAAGTACGTCGTCAAAGTACTGATAAATATGATCTGTTTTACGGTCATATCGGCGCGATGGATACGATGGCGTTGGCGCTGAAAATTGCAGCGCGCATGATTGAAGATGGCGAGCTGGATAAACGCATCGCGCAGCGTTATTCCGGCTGGAATAGTGAATTAGGCCAGCAAATCCTGAAAGGCCAAATGTCACTGGCAGATTTAGCCAAATATGCTCAGGAACATAATTTGTCTCCGGTGCATCAGAGTGGTCGCCAGGAGCAACTGGAAAATCTGGTAAATCATTATCTGTTCGACAAATAA